A window of the Amycolatopsis solani genome harbors these coding sequences:
- a CDS encoding ATP-binding protein: MWLTAPRPTSVSIRSGPARLIGRDAELDAIVDVLRHRPAAVLIEGEPGMGRTRLLAEIARRKEFDGGRVLTGACQPLREPFPYGPVLEALRAVGDVPLGPLSPVAGVLRPLLPELAEALPPRPEPLDDPVAERHRVFRAVRELLAACGPALVLIDDLQWADEDTRDLMRFLAGAMPPDLAVVATYRSATDVRPGPLGAPFRTDPAVHSARVALGALDVAAVRGLAVEILELPRVTDEFAAKLHECTAGIPFVVEETLRALKEAAERLPVGEVLSDRLLENLEVPVLLREAVTERLSTLPEPAVRLAGAAAVLGVGAEAGVLGELAGLADDVLRTALLAALSGGVLGEVGDGKYGFRHPLARKAVYDTVSGPERALLHAQAIRVLAAQPSPPLTLLARHSRAAGRVDQWRHYAEAAADEAVTRGETSRAIDLLQSVLAEPGPSQADAGRVAGKLSQVALRGFRPDVIGTLERVLEEVTLPPSVRGSIRLSLGMLLVRTIGGLGRGRLEVERAIGELTDRPDLAARGITLLAQPIDGLTPLSWHESWRARAGEVYERLDDPELRLALTADRIAAASHVGDGSAWAEFEALSDPVGTVAERVQLARLWCNLADGQSWAGHLDRAERLVTEGVRRATDAGALYAIGLIQGTRVRLDWVRGRWNGLAEAAEQLRDSYPELGPIVMESSLVLGGLAAVRGEFAAAQRHLAAASVHAPDRGPIPVVLSAAGVLISVRLATDDVDGACAAADTAVAAAGRKGVWIWAAALVPAAAQAYARAGRWPEADSVVEAFARGIEDRDAPVAAAALVAGRAVLLEARGKHLAAAALFDEAASGYTALPMPYPATAMRERAAMCRLAAGNRDAVEELTAAAEAYEQLGATRDAGRCRHQLREHGAWAPSQRGRRGYGSELSPREREVARMLAEGRTNREIADGLFLSPRTVEQHVAKVLRKLGARSRTDVARKLPGEVTTAPAG, from the coding sequence ATGTGGTTGACCGCTCCCCGCCCGACTTCGGTCTCGATCAGGTCCGGACCAGCCCGCCTGATCGGCCGCGACGCCGAATTGGACGCCATCGTCGACGTGCTGCGGCACCGTCCCGCGGCGGTGCTGATCGAGGGTGAACCCGGCATGGGCCGCACCCGGCTGCTCGCGGAGATCGCGCGGCGCAAGGAGTTCGACGGCGGCCGCGTGCTCACCGGGGCGTGCCAGCCGCTGCGGGAACCCTTTCCCTACGGGCCCGTCCTGGAAGCGCTTCGCGCGGTCGGCGACGTACCCCTCGGCCCGCTCAGCCCGGTCGCCGGCGTGCTGCGGCCGTTGCTGCCGGAGCTCGCGGAAGCGCTTCCTCCGCGGCCGGAGCCGCTGGACGACCCGGTCGCCGAGCGCCACCGCGTGTTCCGCGCGGTGCGCGAACTCCTGGCCGCCTGCGGGCCCGCGCTCGTGCTGATCGACGACCTCCAGTGGGCCGACGAGGACACCCGCGACCTGATGCGGTTCCTCGCCGGCGCGATGCCGCCCGACCTCGCGGTGGTCGCCACCTACCGGTCCGCGACCGACGTCCGGCCCGGTCCCTTGGGCGCCCCGTTCCGGACCGACCCGGCCGTCCACTCCGCCCGCGTGGCGCTGGGCGCGCTCGACGTCGCCGCCGTGCGCGGACTGGCGGTCGAAATCCTCGAACTGCCCAGGGTCACCGACGAGTTCGCGGCGAAGCTGCACGAGTGCACCGCCGGGATCCCGTTCGTGGTCGAAGAAACCCTGCGGGCGCTCAAGGAAGCGGCCGAGCGGCTTCCGGTCGGGGAAGTGCTTTCCGACCGGTTGCTGGAGAACCTCGAAGTGCCGGTCCTGCTGCGGGAAGCCGTCACCGAACGGCTTTCCACGCTGCCCGAACCGGCCGTACGGCTGGCCGGCGCCGCCGCGGTGCTCGGCGTCGGCGCCGAAGCCGGCGTGCTCGGCGAGCTGGCCGGGCTCGCCGACGACGTCCTCCGCACCGCGCTGCTCGCCGCGTTGTCGGGCGGGGTGCTCGGCGAAGTCGGCGACGGCAAGTACGGCTTCCGGCACCCCTTGGCGCGCAAAGCGGTCTACGACACGGTGAGCGGGCCCGAACGCGCGTTGCTGCACGCGCAGGCGATCCGCGTGCTCGCCGCGCAGCCGTCCCCGCCGCTCACGCTGCTGGCCCGCCACTCCCGCGCGGCGGGCCGCGTCGACCAGTGGCGGCACTACGCGGAAGCGGCCGCCGACGAGGCGGTCACCCGCGGCGAGACGTCGCGGGCGATCGACCTGCTGCAGTCGGTGCTCGCCGAACCCGGGCCGTCGCAGGCGGACGCCGGGCGCGTGGCGGGCAAGCTGAGCCAGGTCGCGCTGCGGGGCTTCCGCCCCGACGTGATCGGCACGCTCGAGCGCGTCCTCGAAGAGGTGACGCTGCCGCCGTCGGTCCGCGGTTCGATCCGGCTGAGCCTCGGCATGCTGCTGGTCCGGACCATCGGCGGGCTCGGCCGCGGCCGCCTCGAAGTCGAGCGCGCGATCGGCGAGCTGACCGACCGGCCCGACCTCGCCGCGCGTGGGATCACCCTGCTCGCCCAGCCGATCGACGGGCTGACGCCGTTGTCGTGGCACGAATCCTGGCGCGCCCGCGCGGGCGAGGTGTACGAGCGGCTCGACGACCCGGAGCTGCGGCTCGCGCTGACCGCCGACCGCATCGCGGCCGCGTCGCACGTCGGCGACGGCTCGGCGTGGGCGGAGTTCGAAGCGCTGTCGGACCCCGTCGGCACGGTCGCCGAGCGCGTCCAGCTGGCCCGGCTGTGGTGCAACCTCGCCGACGGGCAGTCGTGGGCCGGGCACCTCGACCGCGCGGAACGGCTGGTGACCGAGGGCGTCCGGCGGGCGACCGACGCCGGCGCGCTGTACGCGATCGGCCTGATCCAGGGCACCCGCGTCCGGCTGGACTGGGTGCGCGGGCGGTGGAACGGCCTCGCCGAAGCCGCCGAGCAGCTGCGCGACAGCTACCCGGAGCTCGGCCCGATCGTCATGGAGTCGTCGCTGGTGCTCGGCGGGCTCGCGGCCGTGCGCGGGGAGTTCGCCGCGGCGCAGCGGCACCTCGCCGCGGCGAGCGTGCACGCACCGGACCGCGGGCCGATCCCGGTCGTGCTCTCGGCCGCCGGCGTGCTGATCTCGGTCCGGCTGGCGACCGACGACGTCGACGGCGCCTGCGCGGCGGCCGACACGGCGGTGGCGGCCGCCGGCCGCAAGGGCGTCTGGATCTGGGCGGCGGCGCTGGTCCCGGCGGCGGCGCAGGCGTACGCGCGGGCCGGGCGCTGGCCGGAGGCCGACAGCGTGGTGGAGGCGTTCGCCCGCGGCATCGAGGACCGCGACGCCCCGGTGGCCGCGGCCGCGCTGGTGGCCGGGCGCGCGGTGCTGCTGGAGGCCCGCGGCAAGCACCTCGCCGCGGCGGCGCTGTTCGACGAAGCCGCGTCGGGCTACACGGCGTTGCCGATGCCCTACCCGGCGACGGCGATGCGAGAACGGGCGGCGATGTGCCGGCTGGCGGCGGGCAACCGCGACGCCGTCGAAGAGCTGACGGCGGCCGCGGAGGCGTACGAGCAGCTGGGCGCGACGCGGGACGCCGGCCGGTGCCGCCACCAGCTGCGCGAGCACGGCGCTTGGGCACCTTCGCAACGCGGGCGGCGGGGGTACGGGAGCGAGCTGTCGCCGCGGGAACGCGAAGTCGCGCGGATGCTCGCGGAGGGCCGGACGAACCGCGAGATCGCCGACGGGCTGTTCCTGTCACCGCGGACGGTGGAGCAGCACGTGGCAAAAGTCCTGCGCAAACTCGGTGCCCGCTCCCGCACGGACGTGGCCCGCAAGCTCCCCGGCGAAGTGACGACCGCCCCCGCCGGCTGA
- a CDS encoding LytR/AlgR family response regulator transcription factor: protein MTEQNDDVVNQVEGDPATAVQMRDVRGHVYVNSQVFTGAQPVSRPKPGRLAVLAVDDEAPALAEIVHLLRMDPRVGKVDGVSDALTATRYIHEVLRQKEPLDAVFLDIEMPGLNGLDLARMIARFAVPPGLVFVTAWDEHALEAFELEAVDYLLKPVRTDRLADTVRKLLDRASPHEGEPPGDPLISVARDGVEAFLRLSEVCLAELDGDQARLTTAEGVFSVRVPVSVLTADWAAAGFVRVDERHWVAAQHVENVRLAGHEMTVQVVGRSLDVGPEYLRAARSTLVRSRRRPERR, encoded by the coding sequence ATGACCGAGCAGAACGACGACGTGGTCAACCAGGTGGAGGGCGACCCCGCGACCGCCGTTCAGATGCGCGACGTGCGGGGGCACGTCTACGTCAATTCGCAGGTGTTCACGGGTGCGCAGCCGGTGTCGCGGCCGAAGCCCGGCCGGCTGGCCGTGCTCGCGGTCGACGACGAAGCTCCCGCACTGGCGGAGATCGTCCACCTGCTGCGCATGGACCCGCGGGTCGGCAAGGTCGACGGCGTCTCGGACGCGCTCACCGCGACGCGGTACATCCACGAGGTCCTGCGGCAGAAGGAGCCGCTGGACGCCGTGTTCCTGGACATCGAGATGCCCGGGCTCAACGGGCTCGACCTCGCCCGGATGATCGCCCGGTTCGCCGTGCCGCCCGGGCTGGTGTTCGTCACCGCGTGGGACGAGCACGCACTGGAGGCCTTCGAGCTCGAAGCCGTCGACTACCTGCTCAAGCCGGTCCGGACGGACCGCCTCGCCGACACCGTGCGCAAGCTGCTCGACCGCGCGTCGCCGCACGAGGGCGAACCGCCGGGGGATCCGCTGATTTCCGTGGCGCGCGACGGCGTCGAGGCGTTCCTCCGGCTTTCCGAGGTGTGCCTGGCCGAGCTGGACGGCGACCAAGCCCGGCTGACCACCGCGGAAGGCGTCTTCTCCGTGCGGGTTCCGGTTTCGGTGCTGACCGCGGATTGGGCGGCGGCCGGGTTCGTCCGGGTCGACGAGCGGCACTGGGTGGCCGCCCAGCACGTCGAAAACGTCCGGCTGGCCGGCCACGAGATGACCGTCCAGGTGGTCGGCCGCAGCCTGGACGTCGGCCCCGAGTACCTCCGTGCGGCGCGCAGCACGCTGGTCCGCTCGCGACGGCGGCCGGAACGCCGCTGA
- a CDS encoding histidine kinase: MPDVTGVAALFWLVTALGLVRRWRAAAARHRRAVPEPVREQIFAVLAVLREFRRGLDAGNAARLRGLLDVAAVVIVEPDGTAGGDGEVAHEHVDRARALAAKALATGVAKPDSQAVSCDDRSCPARYATTVPLKVNDDVRAALVVYSADRSADRNEVLRAVAGWISDQLSLGEREPSGDDGYEPPLFPLPSPIPAMFVSQSLAAVGALTKTDPGGAADLLREFADFLRYRSRLYGEFTELAEEVRCVDQYLVLARIHLGDRLTAVLDIDPEVLPLKVPFLCLQPLVERAVEHAPGPRLTIVVANSGAEIVLSVEHEDPRLAYEATPRFDADRPWWENRLLGRYLGVSDLPALRLRLDRLYGEGYALEVDVRAEVSTKVTVRLPKT, from the coding sequence GTGCCGGACGTCACGGGGGTCGCGGCGCTCTTCTGGCTCGTGACGGCCTTGGGCCTGGTGCGCAGGTGGCGGGCCGCGGCCGCCCGGCACCGCCGCGCCGTCCCCGAACCCGTCCGGGAGCAGATCTTCGCCGTGCTCGCGGTGCTCCGGGAGTTCCGCCGCGGCCTCGACGCCGGGAACGCCGCACGGTTGCGGGGGCTGCTCGACGTGGCCGCCGTGGTGATCGTCGAGCCGGACGGCACCGCCGGCGGGGACGGCGAGGTGGCCCACGAGCACGTCGACCGGGCGCGGGCGCTCGCCGCGAAGGCGCTGGCGACCGGGGTGGCCAAGCCGGATTCCCAGGCGGTCTCGTGCGACGACCGATCCTGTCCGGCGCGGTACGCGACGACCGTGCCGCTGAAGGTGAACGACGACGTCCGGGCGGCGCTGGTCGTCTACTCGGCGGACCGGTCCGCCGACCGGAACGAAGTGCTGCGGGCGGTGGCGGGCTGGATCTCCGACCAGCTGAGCCTCGGCGAACGGGAGCCGTCCGGAGACGACGGCTACGAGCCGCCGCTGTTCCCGCTGCCCAGTCCGATCCCGGCGATGTTCGTTTCGCAGTCGCTCGCCGCGGTGGGCGCGCTGACGAAGACGGACCCCGGTGGAGCGGCCGATCTGCTGCGCGAGTTCGCCGACTTCCTGCGCTACCGGTCCCGGCTGTACGGCGAGTTCACGGAGCTGGCCGAAGAGGTGCGGTGCGTCGACCAGTACCTCGTCCTGGCACGCATCCACCTCGGCGACCGGCTGACCGCGGTGCTGGACATCGACCCCGAGGTGCTGCCGCTCAAGGTGCCGTTCCTCTGCCTGCAGCCGCTGGTCGAGCGGGCCGTGGAACACGCACCCGGGCCGCGGCTGACGATCGTGGTGGCCAACTCCGGTGCGGAGATCGTGCTCAGCGTCGAGCACGAGGATCCCCGGCTGGCCTACGAAGCGACCCCGCGGTTCGACGCGGACCGGCCGTGGTGGGAGAACCGCCTGCTCGGCCGCTACCTGGGCGTCTCCGACCTGCCCGCGTTGCGGCTGCGGCTCGACCGCCTCTACGGCGAGGGCTACGCGCTCGAAGTGGACGTGCGGGCCGAGGTGAGCACAAAGGTCACCGTGCGGCTGCCGAAGACCTGA
- a CDS encoding G1 family glutamic endopeptidase → MSRILASRAARVLTAVAAAAAGLAVSGTAHAAVEYGSHLHGHQFSGGNWGGYVSFGSFTTATASWTEPTVTCRSSNDLFAPWVGIDGDGSSTVEQTGVETDCSSGRPVYSAWYEMYPAAPVYYNVSVSAGDHITATVTRTATNTYRLDLSDTTKGWTKTTTKSLTSKHASAEAIIESPTDSYPTISGGITFTGVKFNGTNLASTSPSALNADDRGTNTWIPGAIGSDGQSFTISRH, encoded by the coding sequence ATGTCCAGAATCCTTGCGTCGCGCGCTGCCCGCGTCCTCACGGCGGTTGCCGCGGCGGCCGCCGGTCTCGCTGTCTCGGGTACCGCGCACGCCGCGGTCGAGTACGGCTCGCACCTCCACGGACACCAGTTCTCGGGCGGCAACTGGGGTGGCTACGTGAGTTTCGGCAGCTTCACCACGGCGACGGCGAGCTGGACCGAGCCGACCGTGACCTGCCGCTCGAGCAACGACCTCTTCGCGCCCTGGGTCGGCATCGACGGCGACGGATCGTCCACAGTGGAGCAGACCGGCGTCGAAACGGACTGCTCCAGCGGCCGCCCGGTGTATTCGGCCTGGTACGAGATGTACCCGGCCGCACCGGTGTACTACAACGTGTCGGTCAGCGCGGGCGACCACATCACCGCGACGGTGACCCGCACGGCCACGAACACCTACCGGCTCGACCTGTCCGACACCACCAAGGGCTGGACGAAGACGACGACGAAGTCGCTGACGTCGAAGCACGCGTCGGCGGAGGCGATCATCGAGTCACCCACCGATTCCTACCCGACGATCTCCGGCGGCATCACGTTCACCGGCGTCAAGTTCAACGGGACGAACCTGGCTTCGACCAGCCCGTCCGCGCTGAACGCCGACGACCGCGGCACGAACACCTGGATCCCGGGCGCCATCGGCTCGGACGGGCAGAGCTTCACGATCTCGCGGCACTGA
- a CDS encoding ABC transporter substrate-binding protein: MRLKRTVGVVAALAVTLAGVTACRDSREIAIGTAGQPHLKIMIGGISKVIYLPGQLAAQIGAYQRQGLDVELFDQPSGANAETSLLAGEVQGVVGFYDHTIDLQAKEQCIQSVVQFANVPGEAEMVATGKAGEIKSGQDFKGRNLGVTSLGSSTDFLTKALAARGGVSSKDYTPVKVGAGQTFISAMNQGSIDAGMTTDPTIAQLTNTGQAKVLYEMRTVEGTKAALGGLYPASSLYMGCEIVKRYPDIVQKLANAYVETLKWISTHTPEQVADIMPPSFAGGDKALYVKSLKDSLPMFTKDGRMDPAGAQNVLKVLGESSSNVKPKKDKIDLSQTYTTKFVDAAKAQSQQ, from the coding sequence ATGCGCCTGAAGAGGACAGTCGGCGTCGTGGCCGCGCTCGCGGTCACCCTGGCCGGGGTCACGGCGTGCCGCGACTCGCGGGAGATCGCCATCGGCACCGCCGGCCAGCCGCACCTCAAGATCATGATCGGTGGCATCTCGAAGGTCATCTACCTGCCGGGCCAGCTGGCCGCGCAGATCGGCGCGTACCAACGCCAAGGCCTCGACGTCGAGCTGTTCGACCAGCCCTCGGGCGCGAACGCCGAGACGTCGCTGCTGGCCGGCGAGGTGCAGGGTGTGGTCGGGTTCTACGACCACACGATCGACCTGCAGGCCAAGGAGCAGTGCATCCAGAGCGTCGTGCAGTTCGCGAACGTGCCGGGCGAGGCCGAGATGGTCGCCACCGGCAAGGCGGGCGAGATCAAGTCGGGCCAGGACTTCAAGGGCCGCAACCTCGGCGTCACGTCGCTGGGCTCGTCGACGGACTTCCTGACGAAGGCGCTGGCCGCGCGCGGCGGCGTCAGCTCGAAGGACTACACGCCGGTCAAGGTCGGCGCCGGGCAGACGTTCATCTCGGCGATGAACCAGGGTTCGATCGACGCCGGGATGACCACCGACCCGACGATCGCGCAGCTGACGAACACCGGGCAGGCCAAGGTGCTCTACGAAATGCGCACGGTCGAAGGCACGAAAGCCGCTTTGGGTGGTTTGTACCCGGCGAGTTCGCTGTACATGGGCTGCGAAATCGTGAAGCGGTATCCGGACATCGTGCAGAAACTGGCCAATGCGTACGTCGAGACCCTGAAGTGGATTTCTACGCACACCCCGGAACAGGTCGCCGACATCATGCCGCCGTCGTTCGCCGGCGGGGACAAGGCGCTGTACGTGAAGTCGCTGAAGGACAGCCTGCCGATGTTCACGAAGGACGGCCGGATGGACCCGGCGGGCGCCCAGAACGTGCTGAAGGTGCTGGGCGAGTCGTCGAGCAACGTCAAGCCGAAGAAGGACAAGATCGACCTTTCTCAGACATATACGACGAAATTCGTGGATGCCGCGAAAGCGCAGTCCCAGCAATAG
- a CDS encoding ABC transporter permease, whose product MSLETPAATSAPLPVLETEQDILARAKQASAKRKRNIWLLRLAIVVVWLGSWELTATYWIDPFFYSKPSKIWQRLVEWFSTGTDFGSIWYQILVTVEEAAIGFVIGAIAGVVFGVILGRSSYLAQVLAPFIKAANALPRIVLAALFVIWFGLGLSSKVATVVVLVFFAVFFNAFTGAREVDRNLIDNARILGATRGQVLKSIVLPSATSWILSSLHVAFGFALIGAVVGEYTGAKAGMGFLIANAQGTFDTAGVYAGMLIITVVALLAEWGISSLEGRLLRWRPPSAADAAHGVV is encoded by the coding sequence ATGTCGCTTGAGACCCCCGCGGCGACGTCCGCGCCCCTCCCGGTCCTCGAGACCGAGCAGGACATCCTGGCCCGCGCGAAGCAGGCGTCCGCGAAGCGCAAGCGCAACATCTGGCTGCTGCGCCTGGCGATCGTGGTCGTCTGGCTGGGCAGCTGGGAGCTGACCGCGACGTACTGGATCGACCCGTTCTTCTACTCGAAGCCGTCGAAGATCTGGCAACGGCTCGTCGAGTGGTTCAGCACCGGCACCGACTTCGGCTCGATCTGGTACCAGATCCTGGTGACCGTCGAGGAAGCCGCGATCGGTTTCGTCATCGGCGCCATCGCCGGCGTCGTGTTCGGCGTCATCCTCGGCCGCAGCTCCTACTTGGCCCAGGTGCTCGCGCCGTTCATCAAGGCCGCCAACGCGTTGCCGCGCATCGTGCTCGCCGCGCTGTTCGTGATCTGGTTCGGGCTCGGGCTGTCGTCGAAGGTCGCGACCGTCGTCGTGCTCGTGTTCTTCGCGGTGTTCTTCAACGCCTTCACCGGCGCGCGTGAGGTCGACCGGAACCTGATCGACAACGCCCGCATCCTCGGCGCGACGCGCGGCCAGGTGCTCAAGTCGATCGTGCTGCCCAGCGCGACGTCGTGGATCCTCTCGTCGTTGCACGTCGCTTTCGGGTTCGCGCTCATCGGCGCGGTCGTCGGCGAGTACACCGGCGCCAAGGCCGGTATGGGTTTCCTGATCGCCAACGCGCAGGGCACGTTCGACACGGCCGGGGTGTACGCCGGGATGCTGATCATCACCGTGGTGGCGCTGCTCGCGGAGTGGGGCATCAGTTCGCTGGAAGGCAGGCTGCTGCGGTGGCGCCCGCCGTCCGCCGCCGACGCCGCGCACGGAGTGGTCTGA
- a CDS encoding ABC transporter ATP-binding protein — protein MVPPLIELTGATKRFPSGSGSVHTAVRDLTMTVQPGEFVAVVGPTGCGKSTTLSLVSGLQPPSAGRVRVNGEEVKSIPDGVGYMFQTDAVMPWRSVLENVASGPRFRGVPKAEARAQAVDWIARVGLAGFEKYYPHQLSGGMRKRVALAQTLVTKPKILLMDEPFSALDVQTRALMQDELLRLWSGSGAAVIFVTHDLDEAIALADKVVVLTTSPATVKDVFEIPLERPRKVEDLRLTEEFRKLYADIWESLRSEVDKAREKGASNVA, from the coding sequence ATGGTCCCCCCTCTGATCGAACTCACCGGAGCCACCAAACGGTTCCCGAGCGGGTCCGGTTCCGTGCACACGGCCGTCCGCGACCTGACCATGACCGTGCAGCCCGGCGAGTTCGTCGCCGTGGTCGGCCCGACCGGCTGCGGCAAGTCGACGACGCTCTCGCTGGTCTCCGGGCTGCAGCCGCCGTCCGCCGGCCGCGTGCGGGTGAACGGCGAGGAGGTGAAGTCCATCCCGGACGGCGTCGGGTACATGTTCCAGACCGACGCCGTGATGCCGTGGCGCTCGGTGCTGGAGAACGTCGCTTCCGGTCCGCGCTTCCGGGGCGTGCCGAAGGCCGAGGCCCGCGCGCAGGCCGTCGACTGGATCGCCCGCGTCGGGCTCGCCGGGTTCGAGAAGTACTACCCGCACCAGCTTTCCGGCGGCATGCGCAAGCGTGTCGCGCTGGCGCAGACGCTGGTCACCAAGCCGAAGATCCTGCTGATGGACGAGCCGTTCTCGGCGCTCGACGTGCAGACGCGGGCGCTGATGCAGGACGAGCTGCTGCGCCTGTGGTCCGGTTCGGGGGCCGCGGTGATCTTCGTGACGCACGACCTCGACGAGGCCATCGCGCTGGCGGACAAGGTCGTCGTGCTGACGACGTCGCCGGCCACCGTGAAGGACGTCTTCGAAATCCCGCTGGAGCGGCCGCGCAAGGTCGAGGACCTGCGGCTCACCGAGGAGTTCCGCAAGCTCTACGCGGACATCTGGGAATCACTGCGCAGCGAGGTCGACAAGGCCCGTGAGAAGGGAGCGAGCAATGTCGCTTGA
- a CDS encoding sensor histidine kinase: MRFSRQVLLLQIGVVVLVVGIGVALVSVLLSRTLTEQYGQRALAIAKSVAADPVVVANTAAKVPGGALQERALAVRERNEALFVVITDDNSIRLAHPTPTEIGRRVSTPADRALAGLDDVSTVASGTLGLSVRSKTPIWQGQRVVGEVSVGFDVADPTGDFNQLLAITLVFAGGALLLGAGASALLNRRLRRVTHGLEPHELTELLYEREAVLHGIGEGVLAVDEANRVSVRNDEAERLLGTELPIGAALAELELSPRLHKAVGEGRPVDNLLAVAGNRVLVVNSRAVRLDDRPIGTVLTFRDRTDLDTLTRELDGIRALSDGLRAQRHEFANRLHTLYGLLQLGHHTEAVEYLQTLTDSPSARPSELGDAVADPYLQALLVAKTEQAQEKGLTLKLADDTWVPTAVTDPIAANTVIGNLVDNALHAARMGPRRPATVEISLLAEGGTLHVSVVDSGPGVPEDLRRTLFDEGVSTKIAPGHGLGLALARQAARAHGGDVWLADPGEDETGALFVAKLPGTLTEDR, encoded by the coding sequence ATGCGGTTCAGCAGGCAGGTGCTGCTGCTGCAGATCGGCGTGGTCGTCCTCGTCGTCGGGATCGGCGTCGCGCTGGTCAGCGTGCTCCTCTCGCGCACCCTCACCGAGCAGTACGGCCAGCGGGCATTGGCCATCGCGAAGTCGGTGGCGGCGGACCCCGTCGTGGTCGCGAACACCGCCGCGAAGGTCCCCGGCGGCGCGCTGCAGGAACGCGCACTCGCCGTGCGGGAGCGGAACGAAGCGTTGTTCGTCGTGATCACCGACGACAACAGCATCCGGCTCGCGCACCCGACGCCGACCGAGATCGGGCGGCGGGTCAGCACTCCGGCCGACCGAGCGCTCGCCGGGCTCGACGACGTCAGCACCGTCGCGAGCGGCACGCTCGGCTTGTCCGTGCGCAGCAAAACCCCGATCTGGCAAGGACAACGCGTGGTCGGCGAGGTCAGCGTCGGCTTCGACGTGGCCGACCCGACCGGCGACTTCAACCAGCTCCTGGCGATCACGCTGGTGTTCGCCGGTGGCGCGCTGCTGCTCGGCGCGGGCGCGTCCGCGCTGCTGAACCGGCGGCTGCGGCGCGTCACGCACGGCCTCGAACCGCACGAACTCACCGAGCTGCTCTACGAACGCGAAGCCGTGCTGCACGGGATCGGCGAAGGCGTGCTCGCCGTCGACGAGGCCAACCGCGTCTCGGTCCGCAACGACGAAGCCGAACGCCTGCTCGGCACCGAGCTCCCGATCGGCGCGGCGCTCGCGGAACTCGAGCTCAGCCCGCGGCTGCACAAGGCCGTCGGCGAGGGACGGCCGGTCGACAACCTCCTGGCCGTGGCGGGGAACCGCGTGCTGGTCGTCAATTCGCGCGCGGTCCGGCTGGACGACCGGCCGATCGGCACCGTGCTGACCTTCCGCGACCGCACCGACCTCGACACGCTCACCCGCGAGCTCGACGGCATCCGCGCGCTGTCCGACGGCCTGCGTGCCCAGCGGCACGAGTTCGCCAACCGGCTGCACACGCTCTACGGGCTGCTGCAGCTCGGCCACCACACCGAGGCCGTCGAGTACCTGCAGACGCTGACGGACTCGCCCTCGGCGCGGCCGAGCGAGCTGGGCGACGCGGTCGCCGACCCGTACCTGCAGGCGCTGCTCGTCGCGAAAACCGAGCAGGCGCAGGAAAAGGGCCTCACGCTCAAGCTCGCCGACGACACCTGGGTGCCCACCGCGGTGACCGACCCGATCGCGGCGAACACCGTGATCGGCAACCTGGTCGACAACGCCCTGCACGCCGCGCGGATGGGCCCGCGGCGGCCGGCGACGGTCGAAATCAGCCTGCTGGCCGAGGGCGGCACGCTGCACGTGTCCGTTGTGGACAGTGGCCCCGGCGTGCCGGAAGACCTGCGGCGGACGTTGTTCGACGAAGGCGTCTCGACGAAGATCGCGCCCGGGCACGGCCTCGGCCTGGCGCTCGCCCGGCAGGCCGCCCGCGCCCACGGCGGCGACGTCTGGCTGGCCGACCCCGGCGAGGACGAGACCGGTGCCCTGTTCGTCGCCAAGCTGCCCGGAACGCTGACGGAGGACCGATGA
- a CDS encoding response regulator: MIRTLIVDDDFRVAGVHAGFVEEVDGFAVVGTAHTAAEARARVRELSPDLVLLDVYLPDESGLAVLPELQTDTIVLSAATDSASVAAAIRAGALNYLIKPFTTRQLAERLASYARFRGLLAEDRAFAQDDVDRAYRVLHDQDRTSAPKGQSTATSRLVSEQLRRAGRPLSAAEVAGELGMARATAQRYLTALAESGTVQMRLRYGATGRPEHEYRWSGA; this comes from the coding sequence ATGATCCGCACGCTCATCGTCGACGACGACTTCCGGGTCGCCGGCGTGCACGCCGGGTTCGTCGAGGAGGTCGACGGCTTCGCGGTGGTCGGCACCGCGCACACCGCCGCCGAGGCGCGCGCCCGCGTCCGGGAGCTCTCGCCGGACCTGGTCCTGCTCGACGTCTACCTGCCCGACGAGTCCGGCCTCGCCGTGCTCCCGGAGCTGCAGACCGACACCATCGTGCTGTCCGCGGCAACCGACAGCGCGTCGGTGGCGGCGGCGATCCGGGCCGGCGCGCTGAACTACCTGATCAAGCCGTTCACCACCCGCCAGCTCGCGGAGCGGCTCGCGTCCTACGCGCGCTTCCGCGGCCTGCTCGCCGAAGACCGCGCCTTCGCGCAGGACGACGTCGACCGCGCGTACCGGGTGCTGCACGACCAGGACCGGACGTCCGCGCCGAAGGGCCAGTCGACGGCGACGTCCCGCCTGGTTTCCGAGCAGCTGCGGCGCGCGGGCCGTCCGCTGTCCGCGGCGGAGGTCGCCGGCGAGCTCGGCATGGCGCGGGCGACGGCGCAGCGGTACCTGACCGCGCTGGCGGAGTCGGGCACGGTCCAGATGCGGCTGCGCTACGGCGCCACCGGGCGCCCCGAGCACGAGTACCGCTGGTCCGGGGCCTGA